A genomic segment from Stappia indica encodes:
- the phnC gene encoding phosphonate ABC transporter ATP-binding protein, with protein MFKLDGVTRKFGLLTAVDAVTLDIPDGQMVGVIGRSGAGKSTLLRMLNRLVDPNGGRIMFRDTEVSALSGAALRSWRRDCAMVFQQFNLVPRLDVVSNVLHGTLNARSTLATVFNLFPKADILRAIDILERLGVAEHALKRAEALSGGQQQRVAIARALMQSPKVLLADEPIASLDPLNAKIVMDALKDINEREGITVITNLHTLDTARTYCERIIGMSQGRVVFDGTADELTADAVREIYGTDGDGNEISEAITSTSIDARPVPAAVTTPSPALLRTASASA; from the coding sequence ATGTTCAAGCTCGACGGTGTGACGCGAAAGTTCGGACTGCTGACCGCGGTGGATGCCGTGACGCTCGACATTCCGGACGGACAGATGGTCGGTGTCATCGGCCGTTCGGGTGCGGGGAAATCCACGCTGCTGCGGATGCTCAACAGGCTCGTCGATCCGAACGGCGGGCGGATCATGTTCCGCGACACCGAGGTCTCGGCCCTGTCGGGAGCTGCCCTGCGCTCCTGGCGGCGCGACTGCGCGATGGTGTTCCAGCAGTTCAATCTCGTTCCCCGCCTCGACGTCGTTTCCAACGTGCTGCACGGCACGCTGAATGCCCGCTCGACGCTCGCGACCGTCTTCAACCTCTTTCCCAAGGCCGACATCCTGCGCGCCATCGACATTCTCGAGCGGTTGGGCGTTGCCGAGCATGCGCTGAAGCGCGCCGAGGCGTTGTCGGGCGGCCAGCAGCAGCGCGTGGCGATTGCGCGGGCGCTGATGCAGTCGCCGAAGGTGCTGCTCGCCGACGAGCCGATCGCCTCGCTCGATCCGCTGAACGCCAAGATCGTCATGGATGCGCTCAAGGACATCAACGAACGCGAGGGCATCACCGTCATCACCAACCTGCATACGCTGGATACCGCACGCACCTATTGCGAGCGGATCATCGGCATGTCGCAGGGGCGGGTCGTGTTCGACGGTACGGCGGACGAACTGACGGCCGACGCGGTGCGCGAGATCTACGGGACCGACGGCGACGGCAATGAAATATCCGAGGCCATCACCTCGACAAGCATCGACGCCCGGCCGGTGCCGGCGGCGGTGACCACCCCATCCCCGGCCTTGCTGCGGACGGCCTCCGCCTCCGCCTGA
- the phnL gene encoding phosphonate C-P lyase system protein PhnL, translating into MSDPVNRNAIAVRSSALSKSFCMHLQGGLELPVVEEASFEVHAGECVVLGGPSGAGKSSILKMLYGNYAATGGEILIRHGETMVDLVTASPRLVLAIRRETLGYVSQFLRTVPRVAAIDVVAEPLVARGINADVARERAATTLERLNLPLRLWQLPPATFSGGEQQRVNIARGFITDHPVLLLDEPTASLDAANRRVVIEMIAEKKARGVAQIGIFHDEEVREAVADRIIDVRGFAPARAA; encoded by the coding sequence ATGTCCGATCCCGTCAATCGAAATGCCATTGCCGTAAGGTCGAGTGCTCTGTCGAAGTCCTTCTGCATGCACCTGCAGGGCGGCCTCGAACTGCCGGTGGTGGAGGAGGCGTCCTTCGAGGTGCACGCTGGTGAGTGCGTCGTGCTCGGCGGTCCTTCGGGCGCGGGCAAGAGCTCCATCCTCAAGATGCTCTACGGCAACTACGCCGCAACCGGCGGGGAGATCCTGATCCGTCACGGCGAGACAATGGTCGATCTCGTCACGGCCTCGCCGCGGCTTGTACTGGCCATCCGCCGCGAGACCCTTGGCTATGTCAGCCAGTTTCTGCGCACGGTTCCGCGTGTCGCGGCAATCGATGTGGTTGCCGAGCCCCTGGTGGCGCGCGGTATCAACGCGGATGTCGCGCGGGAGCGGGCTGCAACAACGCTCGAGCGGCTCAATCTGCCGCTACGGCTCTGGCAGCTGCCGCCTGCGACCTTTTCGGGCGGCGAGCAGCAGCGCGTGAACATCGCTCGCGGCTTCATCACCGATCACCCGGTATTGCTGCTCGACGAGCCGACGGCCTCGCTCGATGCGGCCAACCGGCGTGTCGTGATCGAAATGATCGCGGAGAAGAAGGCGCGGGGCGTGGCGCAGATCGGCATCTTCCACGACGAGGAAGTGCGCGAGGCCGTTGCAGACCGGATCATCGACGTGCGCGGCTTCGCGCCGGCGCGCGCAGCCTGA
- the phnE gene encoding phosphonate ABC transporter, permease protein PhnE gives MTAMISTTPAGTLGDAAVAAFDRKRRVAFAVPAVVLVYLTYVFFAFDIPGIAANARTDNVAILLSDFWSHKTHVTRDNRSGAVTVAIEGENKGTYPPGRLPDWVGMQDGITRIDLGKGYEVVYEGEGARFTIPDYGVVRVEPEGRGIRLDLPEGDIPDWINASSARVTVTTPEGRFSMTRNRTETFRYEPGWELFFFTLDSPFSGLSFPELANLAISGERIDPARPNVVHMISDFWNNQMWRHGDVAWALFETVLMAFLGTMGAAVVALPLAFLAASNFTPARSLRFVLRRFFDFVRGVDGLIWTIILSRAFGPGPLTGSLAILMTDTGSFGKLFSETLENIDRKQVEGVQSTGASPIQQARFGVMPQIVPVLLSQVLYYLESNTRSATVIGAIVGGGIGLLLTQAIITQKDWEEVSYYIILIVLMVMAMDSLSGWLRGLLIGRTGRT, from the coding sequence ATGACCGCCATGATCTCCACGACGCCCGCCGGCACGCTTGGCGATGCGGCGGTGGCTGCTTTCGACCGCAAGCGGAGAGTCGCCTTCGCTGTTCCCGCGGTGGTTCTCGTCTATCTGACCTACGTATTCTTTGCCTTCGACATTCCCGGCATTGCCGCGAATGCAAGGACCGACAATGTCGCAATCCTCCTGTCCGACTTCTGGAGCCACAAGACGCATGTGACGCGGGACAACCGCTCCGGCGCCGTCACCGTCGCCATCGAAGGCGAGAACAAGGGGACCTATCCGCCCGGCCGTCTGCCCGACTGGGTGGGCATGCAGGATGGCATCACGCGCATCGACCTCGGCAAGGGCTACGAGGTCGTCTACGAGGGCGAGGGCGCGCGCTTCACCATCCCGGACTACGGCGTGGTCCGGGTCGAACCGGAAGGGCGGGGCATTCGCCTCGACCTGCCCGAAGGCGACATTCCGGACTGGATCAATGCGTCTTCCGCGCGCGTCACCGTGACGACGCCCGAGGGCCGCTTCTCGATGACGCGCAATCGCACCGAGACGTTTCGCTACGAACCGGGCTGGGAGCTGTTCTTCTTCACGCTCGACAGCCCGTTCAGCGGACTGTCCTTCCCCGAGTTGGCGAACCTTGCCATTTCCGGCGAGCGTATCGACCCGGCGCGGCCGAACGTCGTTCACATGATCTCGGACTTCTGGAACAATCAGATGTGGCGGCATGGCGATGTGGCATGGGCGTTGTTCGAGACGGTCCTGATGGCCTTCCTCGGGACGATGGGAGCGGCGGTCGTGGCGCTGCCGCTCGCATTCCTCGCAGCGTCCAACTTCACGCCGGCGCGCAGCCTGCGCTTCGTGCTCAGGCGCTTCTTCGATTTCGTCCGGGGCGTCGACGGGCTGATCTGGACGATAATCCTGAGCCGGGCCTTCGGACCCGGTCCGCTCACCGGATCGCTGGCGATCCTGATGACCGACACCGGTTCGTTCGGCAAGCTGTTCTCCGAGACGCTGGAAAACATCGACCGCAAGCAGGTGGAAGGCGTCCAGTCGACAGGCGCCTCGCCGATCCAGCAGGCGCGCTTCGGCGTCATGCCGCAGATCGTCCCGGTGCTGCTCAGCCAGGTGCTCTACTATCTGGAATCGAATACCCGTAGCGCCACCGTGATCGGTGCCATCGTCGGCGGCGGCATCGGCCTGCTGCTCACCCAGGCGATCATCACCCAGAAGGACTGGGAGGAAGTCAGCTACTACATCATCCTCATCGTCCTGATGGTGATGGCGATGGATAGCCTGTCGGGATGGCTCAGAGGCCTGTTGATCGGACGGACCGGACGGACGTAA
- a CDS encoding alpha-D-ribose 1-methylphosphonate 5-phosphate C-P-lyase PhnJ, whose amino-acid sequence MSAATALGEDLATYNFAYLDEQTKRMIRRAILKAIAIPGYQVPFASREMPMPYGWGTGGVQVTASIIGPQDVLKVIDQGADDTTNAVSIRAFFQKVANVAVTTKTREATIIQTRHRIPEEKLQAGQVLVYQVPIPEPLRFLEPRETETRKMHALEEYGLMHVKLYEDIARHGHIATTYAYPVLVSGRYVMDPSPTPKFDNPKMDMSDALQLFGAGREKRIYAIPPHTRVVSLDFEDHPFEIQTFDEPCALCGAEGVYLDEVILDDRGGRMFVCSDTDHCESRRADGHRGRLSPDEAYMGHGKTEGEAV is encoded by the coding sequence ATGAGCGCTGCAACCGCACTTGGCGAGGACCTCGCCACCTACAATTTCGCCTATCTGGACGAGCAGACGAAGCGGATGATCCGCCGGGCGATCCTCAAGGCCATCGCCATTCCCGGCTACCAGGTGCCCTTTGCCAGCCGCGAGATGCCGATGCCCTATGGCTGGGGTACGGGCGGCGTGCAGGTGACCGCCTCGATCATCGGGCCGCAGGATGTCCTCAAGGTCATCGACCAGGGGGCGGACGATACCACCAACGCGGTGTCGATCCGTGCGTTCTTCCAGAAGGTGGCCAATGTCGCGGTGACCACGAAGACGCGCGAGGCGACGATCATCCAGACGCGCCACCGCATCCCGGAGGAAAAGCTGCAGGCCGGGCAGGTGCTGGTCTACCAGGTGCCGATCCCCGAACCGCTGCGCTTCCTGGAGCCGCGCGAGACGGAAACCCGCAAGATGCATGCGCTCGAGGAATACGGCTTGATGCACGTCAAGCTCTACGAGGACATCGCCCGCCACGGCCATATCGCGACCACCTATGCCTATCCGGTGCTGGTGTCGGGTCGCTATGTGATGGACCCGTCGCCGACGCCGAAGTTCGACAATCCGAAGATGGACATGAGCGATGCCCTGCAGCTGTTCGGCGCCGGTCGCGAGAAGCGGATCTACGCCATTCCGCCGCATACAAGGGTCGTCAGTCTCGACTTCGAGGACCATCCCTTCGAGATCCAGACATTCGACGAGCCCTGTGCCCTGTGCGGTGCCGAGGGTGTCTATCTCGACGAGGTGATCCTCGACGACCGCGGCGGGCGGATGTTCGTCTGCTCCGATACCGACCATTGCGAGAGCCGCCGGGCCGACGGTCACCGCGGCCGTCTGTCGCCGGACGAGGCCTATATGGGCCATGGCAAGACCGAAGGGGAGGCGGTGTGA
- the phnD gene encoding phosphonate ABC transporter substrate-binding protein, giving the protein MLKKLLLAATAVATMSVGAAAQDITEFRIGVLGGENAQDRLASNECLRAYVQDLLGVETKIFTPADYDGVIQGLLGGSIDLAWLGASAYAKTYLTNPEAVDVVLVKTNLDGSFSYHSIGFARKDSGIASLEDMKGKKFGFGDPNSTSGYLIPSIEIPQQTGASMENGAYFGEVVFTGGHEQTIVAVKNGDVDGGVTWADGQGEWIDGYNSGALRKAVDAGLVDMNDLVEIWRSKPIPEGPIVLRRALPADVKEKVTALLKDMHGKDPECAYNVAAGETAGFAPITHDAYESIIAVRKAKSN; this is encoded by the coding sequence ATGCTCAAGAAGCTTCTCTTGGCCGCCACTGCGGTTGCGACCATGTCCGTTGGCGCTGCGGCGCAGGACATCACCGAGTTCCGCATCGGTGTGCTCGGCGGCGAAAACGCCCAGGACCGTCTGGCCTCCAACGAGTGCCTGCGCGCCTATGTCCAGGACCTGCTCGGCGTCGAAACCAAGATCTTCACCCCCGCCGACTATGACGGCGTCATCCAGGGCCTGCTCGGCGGCTCGATCGATCTCGCCTGGCTCGGTGCCTCGGCTTATGCCAAGACCTACCTGACCAACCCGGAAGCGGTCGACGTCGTCCTGGTCAAGACCAATCTCGACGGCTCGTTCTCGTATCATTCCATCGGTTTTGCCCGCAAGGACAGCGGCATTGCCTCGCTGGAAGACATGAAGGGCAAGAAGTTCGGTTTCGGCGACCCGAACTCGACCTCCGGCTACCTTATCCCGTCCATCGAGATCCCGCAGCAGACCGGCGCTTCCATGGAGAACGGCGCCTATTTCGGCGAGGTCGTCTTCACCGGCGGTCATGAGCAGACCATCGTCGCCGTGAAGAACGGCGATGTCGACGGCGGCGTGACCTGGGCCGACGGCCAGGGCGAGTGGATCGACGGCTACAATTCCGGTGCTCTGCGCAAGGCGGTCGATGCCGGTCTCGTGGACATGAACGACCTGGTCGAGATCTGGCGCTCCAAGCCGATCCCGGAAGGTCCGATCGTCCTGCGCCGTGCCCTGCCGGCCGACGTCAAGGAGAAGGTCACCGCCCTGCTGAAGGACATGCACGGCAAGGATCCGGAGTGCGCCTACAACGTGGCGGCCGGCGAGACCGCGGGCTTTGCCCCGATCACCCACGATGCCTACGAGTCGATCATCGCGGTCCGCAAGGCCAAGAGCAACTGA
- the phnN gene encoding phosphonate metabolism protein/1,5-bisphosphokinase (PRPP-forming) PhnN, with protein sequence MGRPGPLIAVVGPSGVGKDTLLARARAALSGRPDILFVQRSITRPASADAETHVPMTAEAFEEAERAGAFAYSWRAHGLGYGLPASLTEHLAAGRPAVVNGSRKVLAGMQERFPTLCVIQIVAAPDVLAARLAARGRESADDIAARIARAGEALPVAPACIIDNSGDIDRAADALVAAIVDLADTTRL encoded by the coding sequence TTGGGCAGGCCGGGACCGCTGATCGCCGTTGTCGGGCCGAGCGGGGTCGGCAAGGACACGCTGCTGGCGCGCGCGCGGGCGGCCCTTTCCGGGCGTCCGGACATCCTTTTCGTGCAGCGGTCGATCACCCGGCCGGCGAGCGCCGATGCCGAGACGCATGTGCCAATGACGGCAGAGGCCTTCGAGGAGGCCGAGCGAGCCGGTGCATTCGCCTATAGCTGGCGCGCGCATGGCCTCGGCTATGGGCTTCCCGCATCGCTGACTGAGCACCTTGCAGCGGGGCGTCCTGCCGTGGTCAACGGGTCGCGCAAGGTTCTCGCCGGCATGCAGGAGCGGTTCCCGACGCTCTGCGTGATCCAGATCGTGGCGGCCCCCGATGTGCTGGCCGCGCGCCTTGCCGCGCGCGGGCGTGAAAGCGCGGACGACATCGCCGCCCGCATCGCCAGGGCCGGGGAAGCGCTGCCGGTCGCGCCTGCGTGCATCATCGACAACAGTGGAGACATAGACCGGGCAGCCGATGCCCTGGTTGCCGCCATCGTCGATCTCGCCGATACGACGCGTCTCTGA
- the phnE gene encoding phosphonate ABC transporter, permease protein PhnE, producing MTDTASARPGDIRADYLAHARQRQMYSGILLLVFVLLMVSGFQLADARNAGGFWTGIHQFFDFPSEVVSEAVAKAANLPGLMWKFLPSLIETVNIAGVATLIGACGGALLSLLSTRGLARFPRLIPLFRRTMDAMRAIPEIVIALVLIFILGGGPVPAMIAIAFHTTGALGKLFSEVSENADRKPVEGLSSAGASWSQAMWLGVLPQVTPNWLSYALLRFEINVRASAILGFVGSGGIGYDLKTAMQWGQGRYDQVVAIFLLLFATIVVIDQVSSHFRHKLVKGH from the coding sequence ATGACGGACACGGCTTCCGCCAGGCCGGGCGATATCCGCGCCGACTATCTCGCCCATGCCCGCCAACGGCAGATGTACAGCGGCATCCTGCTGCTCGTCTTCGTGCTGTTGATGGTGTCGGGTTTTCAGCTTGCCGATGCCCGAAATGCTGGCGGTTTCTGGACCGGTATTCACCAATTCTTCGACTTCCCCTCCGAAGTGGTCTCGGAAGCCGTGGCCAAGGCCGCAAACCTGCCCGGCCTGATGTGGAAGTTTCTTCCCTCGTTGATCGAGACCGTCAACATTGCCGGCGTCGCCACGCTGATCGGCGCCTGCGGCGGGGCGCTGCTGTCGCTGCTGTCGACGCGCGGCCTTGCCCGCTTCCCCAGGCTCATTCCGCTGTTCCGGCGGACGATGGATGCCATGCGTGCGATCCCGGAGATCGTCATCGCCCTGGTGCTCATCTTCATCCTCGGCGGCGGGCCGGTGCCGGCGATGATCGCCATCGCCTTCCACACGACGGGAGCGCTCGGCAAGCTGTTTTCGGAAGTGAGCGAGAATGCGGACCGCAAGCCGGTCGAGGGCCTGTCGTCTGCGGGCGCAAGCTGGAGCCAGGCCATGTGGCTCGGCGTGCTGCCGCAGGTCACGCCGAACTGGCTCTCCTATGCGCTCCTGCGCTTCGAGATCAACGTGCGCGCCTCCGCAATTCTCGGCTTCGTCGGCTCGGGCGGCATCGGCTACGACCTCAAGACGGCGATGCAGTGGGGGCAGGGCCGTTACGATCAGGTCGTCGCGATCTTCCTGCTGCTCTTCGCCACCATCGTCGTCATCGACCAGGTGTCGAGCCATTTCCGGCACAAGCTGGTGAAGGGGCACTGA
- a CDS encoding DUF1045 domain-containing protein, whose protein sequence is MRYAIYFTPDAGHPLVRAAEDWLGRSVFGRSVEATDLGGFSSDARAGLIASAVRYGFHGTLKAPFRLAAGRSEAELTAAFDRFCAETAPLSPLQLKVSNLDGFFALTPAGPADELDALAATVVRQFDPFRAPLTEAEIARRRPERLSPHQRDLLKTWGYPYIFDAFRFHMTLSDRLDGETARAVHRALDEQFEALVADPVAFDRLAIFAEPAPGAPFICLHQAPLAGTGG, encoded by the coding sequence ATGCGATACGCGATCTACTTCACGCCCGATGCCGGGCACCCGCTGGTACGTGCGGCCGAGGACTGGCTCGGCCGCAGCGTGTTCGGCCGCAGCGTGGAGGCGACCGACCTCGGCGGCTTTTCGTCGGATGCGCGTGCCGGGCTGATCGCTTCGGCGGTGCGCTACGGCTTCCACGGTACGCTGAAGGCGCCGTTCCGTCTGGCCGCGGGGCGGAGCGAGGCGGAGCTGACTGCAGCCTTCGACCGTTTTTGTGCCGAGACCGCGCCGCTCTCTCCCTTGCAGCTCAAGGTTTCGAACCTCGACGGGTTTTTCGCGCTGACGCCGGCCGGTCCTGCGGACGAGCTCGATGCGCTTGCTGCCACGGTGGTGCGGCAGTTCGACCCCTTTCGGGCGCCCCTCACCGAGGCCGAGATTGCGCGTCGGCGGCCTGAAAGGTTGTCGCCGCACCAGCGGGATCTGCTTAAGACCTGGGGCTATCCCTATATTTTCGACGCATTCCGCTTCCACATGACGCTCAGCGACCGGCTGGACGGGGAGACGGCGAGGGCCGTTCACCGCGCTTTGGACGAACAGTTCGAGGCGCTGGTGGCGGACCCGGTCGCCTTCGATCGGCTGGCGATCTTTGCCGAACCGGCTCCGGGCGCTCCCTTCATCTGCCTGCATCAGGCACCCCTTGCGGGAACAGGCGGCTGA
- the phnK gene encoding phosphonate C-P lyase system protein PhnK translates to MDETPLLSVEGLSRYYGERVGCRDVSFEVYPGEVLAIVGESGSGKTTLLNCISTRLEPSAGSVSYRMRDGESRDLYRMSEAERRLLMRTDWGFVHQNPADGLRMTVSAGANVGERLMAVGERHYGRIRDTATHWLSRVEIAADRIDDQPRAFSGGMRQRLQIARNLVTGPRLVFMDEPTGGLDVSVQARLLDLLRGLVNDLGLAAIVVTHDLAVARLLSHRMIVMKDGRVVEEGLTDRVLDDPQAPYTQLLVSSILQG, encoded by the coding sequence CTGGATGAAACGCCGCTTCTGAGTGTCGAGGGACTGTCGCGCTACTACGGCGAACGGGTTGGTTGCCGGGATGTCTCGTTCGAGGTTTATCCGGGCGAGGTTCTGGCCATTGTCGGCGAGAGCGGCTCGGGCAAGACCACGCTGCTCAACTGCATCTCGACCCGGCTGGAGCCGAGTGCTGGCAGCGTCAGCTACCGCATGCGGGACGGCGAAAGCCGCGATCTCTACCGGATGAGCGAGGCCGAGCGGCGCCTGTTGATGCGCACGGACTGGGGCTTCGTGCACCAGAACCCGGCCGACGGGCTGCGCATGACCGTCTCGGCCGGTGCCAATGTCGGCGAGCGGCTGATGGCCGTCGGCGAGCGGCACTACGGGCGCATTCGCGACACGGCCACCCACTGGCTGTCGCGGGTTGAGATCGCCGCGGATCGTATCGACGACCAGCCGCGCGCCTTCTCCGGCGGCATGCGCCAGCGATTGCAGATCGCCCGCAATCTCGTGACCGGGCCGCGTCTCGTCTTCATGGACGAGCCGACCGGCGGGCTCGACGTTTCGGTGCAGGCGCGTCTGCTCGACCTGCTTCGCGGTCTTGTCAACGACCTCGGCCTTGCTGCCATCGTCGTCACCCACGATCTCGCGGTCGCCCGGCTGCTGTCGCACCGGATGATCGTGATGAAGGATGGCCGCGTGGTCGAGGAAGGGCTGACCGACCGCGTGCTCGACGATCCGCAGGCGCCTTACACCCAGCTTCTCGTCTCTTCCATTCTGCAGGGGTGA
- a CDS encoding alpha-D-ribose 1-methylphosphonate 5-triphosphate diphosphatase, translated as MDTILTNARIVLADQVVEGSLHLRDGRIAGIDSGPSSLPGAQDMGGDYVIPGLVELHTDHLENHYAPRPKVRWNPIAAVCAHDAQIAASGITTVFDALRVGLDEDTDITDVDMRRLADAIEAGMAKDWLRADHFIHLRCEVSAPNCLESFEIFENDPRVRIASLMDHSPGQRQFVSLEAYAVYYKGKRGMSDAEFNDFCERRMAQSATWSDKNRKIVAERAKARGVMLASHDDATDAHVDEAVELGIRVAEFPTTLEAARASKAQGLAVLMGAPNVVRGGSHSGNVSARDLAANGLLDILSSDYIPFSLIQSAFFLGEVVDGIDLPESIAMVSRTPARSAGLDDRGEIAIGKRADLVRVRVEEHIPIVRTVWREGNRVV; from the coding sequence ATGGATACCATACTCACCAATGCCCGGATCGTGCTCGCCGACCAGGTCGTCGAGGGTTCGCTGCACCTGCGCGACGGCCGCATCGCCGGCATCGACAGCGGTCCCTCCTCGCTGCCGGGTGCGCAGGACATGGGCGGCGACTATGTGATCCCCGGGCTGGTCGAGCTGCACACCGACCATCTGGAGAACCATTACGCGCCGCGGCCCAAGGTTCGCTGGAACCCGATCGCTGCCGTCTGCGCCCATGATGCGCAGATTGCCGCCAGCGGCATCACCACGGTTTTCGACGCCCTGCGCGTCGGGCTCGACGAAGACACCGACATCACCGATGTCGACATGCGGCGGCTGGCCGACGCCATCGAGGCGGGCATGGCGAAAGACTGGCTGCGGGCGGATCACTTCATCCACCTGCGCTGCGAGGTGTCTGCGCCCAACTGCCTGGAGAGCTTCGAGATCTTCGAGAACGACCCGCGCGTGCGCATCGCCTCGCTGATGGACCATTCGCCCGGCCAGCGCCAGTTCGTCAGCCTCGAGGCCTACGCAGTCTACTACAAGGGCAAGCGCGGCATGAGCGACGCGGAGTTCAACGACTTCTGCGAGCGGCGGATGGCGCAGTCGGCGACCTGGTCGGACAAGAACCGCAAGATCGTCGCCGAGCGCGCCAAGGCCCGCGGCGTGATGCTGGCCAGTCACGACGACGCCACCGATGCCCATGTCGACGAGGCCGTGGAGCTGGGCATCCGGGTCGCGGAATTTCCGACGACCCTGGAGGCGGCGCGCGCGTCCAAGGCCCAGGGTTTGGCGGTTCTGATGGGTGCCCCCAACGTGGTGCGCGGCGGCTCGCATTCGGGCAATGTCTCGGCGCGCGATCTGGCCGCGAACGGCCTGCTCGACATTCTGTCGTCGGACTACATCCCCTTCAGCCTCATCCAGTCCGCGTTCTTCCTGGGCGAGGTGGTCGACGGCATCGACCTGCCGGAGTCGATTGCCATGGTTTCGCGCACGCCGGCCCGCTCCGCCGGGCTCGATGACCGGGGCGAGATCGCCATCGGCAAGCGTGCCGATCTGGTGCGCGTGCGCGTCGAGGAGCACATCCCGATCGTGCGTACAGTCTGGCGCGAAGGCAACCGGGTGGTCTGA
- a CDS encoding DapH/DapD/GlmU-related protein → MARLSETPFIHPTAEVSDCEFGCYTEVDARVSISETRMDDYSYVMRDAMIWNAEIGKFANIAACVRINATHHPMERATLHHFTYRANDYWDDADQEADFFRRRRALRVRIGHDAWIGHGATILPGVSVGNGAVIGSGAVVSRDVAPYTIVGGVPARLIRERFSAETVARMQALAWWDWSHERLRETLEDFRSLDAEAFLERYETGQ, encoded by the coding sequence ATGGCACGACTTTCCGAAACTCCGTTCATCCATCCGACCGCCGAGGTCAGCGACTGCGAGTTCGGCTGCTATACCGAGGTGGATGCGCGGGTCAGCATCAGCGAGACCCGCATGGACGACTACTCCTACGTGATGCGCGACGCGATGATCTGGAATGCCGAGATCGGCAAGTTCGCAAACATCGCTGCCTGCGTGCGGATCAATGCCACCCACCATCCGATGGAGCGGGCAACGCTGCACCATTTCACCTATCGGGCGAACGACTACTGGGACGATGCGGACCAGGAAGCGGACTTCTTCCGGCGGCGGCGGGCCTTGAGGGTCCGGATCGGCCATGACGCCTGGATCGGCCACGGTGCCACCATCCTTCCCGGCGTGTCGGTCGGCAATGGCGCGGTGATCGGATCGGGGGCCGTCGTGTCGCGGGACGTCGCGCCCTACACCATCGTCGGAGGTGTCCCGGCGCGGCTGATCCGCGAGCGATTTTCCGCGGAAACCGTCGCGCGAATGCAGGCGCTTGCCTGGTGGGACTGGAGCCATGAACGCTTGCGCGAAACGCTCGAAGACTTCCGAAGTCTCGATGCGGAAGCGTTCCTGGAGCGTTACGAGACTGGCCAGTGA